A single Planktothrix sp. FACHB-1365 DNA region contains:
- a CDS encoding TIGR03943 family putative permease subunit — translation MTHLTQKITHFYQQFSSKLDNPWLDVVALFLWALVLLKYWITGKLYILIHPNYFGLTIAAGVTLFVLGGLKAKQMIQETSSPTVQHITLFPKGWSSVLLIFTACLGLFITPQMFGAQTALQRGLTESLPVTRAQPQEFRTAIKPENRSLIEWVRLLNVNPEPDAYKGQKAKVTGFVIYPPDLPQNYIWLGRFILTCCAADAYPVGLPVLLPEGKSRQLYAQDTWLEIEGEMFTETFNDQRKLTIRSQNIKAILPPKNPYDY, via the coding sequence ATGACGCATCTGACACAAAAAATCACCCATTTCTATCAGCAATTTTCCTCGAAATTAGACAACCCTTGGTTAGATGTTGTCGCCCTATTCCTCTGGGCACTGGTATTATTAAAATATTGGATTACGGGAAAACTCTATATTCTCATTCATCCCAATTATTTTGGATTAACCATTGCTGCGGGTGTGACGTTGTTCGTGTTAGGGGGATTAAAAGCTAAACAAATGATTCAAGAAACTTCATCCCCAACGGTACAACATATCACCTTATTTCCTAAAGGCTGGAGTAGTGTATTATTAATCTTTACGGCTTGTTTGGGATTATTCATCACTCCCCAAATGTTCGGGGCTCAAACTGCATTACAACGGGGTTTAACGGAATCTTTACCCGTGACTCGTGCTCAACCCCAGGAATTTAGAACTGCGATTAAACCGGAAAATCGTTCTTTAATTGAATGGGTGAGATTACTGAATGTTAATCCTGAACCCGATGCTTATAAAGGTCAAAAAGCCAAAGTCACTGGGTTTGTTATTTATCCTCCTGATTTACCTCAAAATTATATTTGGTTAGGACGATTTATTTTAACCTGTTGTGCGGCGGATGCTTATCCTGTCGGACTTCCGGTTTTACTTCCTGAAGGCAAATCTCGACAATTATATGCTCAAGATACTTGGTTAGAAATAGAAGGAGAAATGTTTACAGAAACCTTCAATGATCAACGAAAGTTAACCATTAGATCTCAAAACATTAAAGCCATTCTTCCCCCCAAAAATCCCTACGACTATTAA